Proteins from a single region of Sandaracinaceae bacterium:
- a CDS encoding MATE family efflux transporter: MAETETSNQRARRRFVDAGLSLGVLRFGGPLVVGMVLHTLFNLVDMFMISRLPDSSAALAALGLCDMVAAVATILSNGIATAAVALITRHVGAGHLSGVRRATYQSLLLVVVLSVVFGLIGWFGSDLIVRRLMFAKGDTADVATAYLEVILGGSFSIFLLLHLTAVLRALGHAKTATVLLVSGNALNVLLNVFFIYGDGPSPEVFAWGAPVARLFGIPRLGVLGAAYATVIARSVPVVIGLWLLARRRGGPRFHPLYLRPNPAVLRSLLRIGWPASLQLVLRVSAILVFIALINAEYTTIADQSALTAYSICLRLETMALFVGMGWGAAASSFVGANLGAGHEGRAKRAGYIAAGYNLAMMLALAALYVRYSDALLGIFDTTPAVLAIGHEYLSIVAFSYAFLGVGVVLSQAMTGAGATLSSLVLDAASLLGVILPAAYVVAATLDLPRTSLFWVISLGNVGSAVLYVGYYGTGAFLRKQLR; the protein is encoded by the coding sequence ATGGCCGAGACCGAGACGAGCAACCAGCGCGCGCGTCGCCGCTTCGTCGACGCGGGTTTGTCCCTGGGCGTGTTGCGTTTCGGCGGTCCGCTGGTGGTGGGGATGGTGCTGCACACCCTCTTCAACCTGGTCGACATGTTCATGATCAGTCGCCTGCCCGACTCGAGCGCGGCGCTGGCGGCCCTGGGCCTGTGCGACATGGTGGCGGCCGTCGCGACGATCTTGAGCAACGGGATCGCCACGGCTGCGGTGGCCCTCATCACCCGCCACGTCGGCGCCGGGCACCTGAGCGGAGTCCGTCGGGCCACCTACCAATCGCTCCTGCTCGTCGTCGTCCTGAGCGTCGTCTTCGGCCTGATCGGGTGGTTCGGCAGCGACCTCATCGTGCGGCGACTCATGTTCGCGAAGGGCGACACGGCCGACGTCGCGACGGCCTACCTCGAGGTCATCCTGGGCGGGAGCTTCTCCATCTTTCTGCTGCTGCACCTGACGGCCGTCCTGCGCGCGCTGGGCCACGCCAAGACCGCCACGGTGCTGCTGGTGTCGGGGAACGCGCTGAACGTCCTGCTCAACGTGTTCTTCATCTACGGGGACGGGCCCTCCCCGGAGGTGTTCGCGTGGGGGGCTCCGGTAGCGCGTTTGTTCGGGATCCCGCGGCTGGGCGTGCTCGGCGCCGCGTACGCGACGGTCATCGCCCGCAGCGTCCCGGTGGTCATCGGCCTGTGGCTGCTCGCGCGGCGACGCGGGGGCCCGCGTTTCCACCCTCTCTACCTGCGCCCCAACCCCGCCGTGTTGCGCTCGCTCCTGCGCATCGGGTGGCCCGCCAGCCTGCAGTTGGTGCTGCGCGTCTCCGCGATCCTGGTGTTCATCGCCCTCATCAACGCCGAGTACACCACCATCGCGGACCAGAGCGCGCTGACGGCCTACAGCATCTGCCTGCGGCTCGAGACGATGGCCCTGTTCGTGGGCATGGGCTGGGGGGCGGCCGCCAGCTCGTTCGTGGGAGCGAACCTCGGGGCGGGACACGAAGGGCGGGCCAAGCGCGCGGGGTACATCGCCGCCGGATACAACCTCGCCATGATGCTGGCCTTGGCCGCGCTCTACGTGCGCTACAGCGACGCGCTGCTCGGCATCTTCGACACGACACCCGCCGTGCTCGCCATCGGACACGAGTACCTGAGCATCGTCGCGTTCAGCTACGCGTTCCTCGGCGTGGGAGTGGTGCTCTCCCAGGCCATGACGGGTGCGGGCGCCACCCTCTCCAGCCTCGTCCTCGACGCAGCGTCGCTGCTGGGCGTCATCCTGCCCGCCGCGTATGTCGTCGCGGCCACCCTCGACCTGCCGCGCACCAGCCTCTTCTGGGTCATCTCGCTGGGCAACGTGGGCAGCGCCGTCCTGTACGTCGGCTACTACGGGACCGGGGCGTTCCTGCGCAAGCAGCTGCGCTGA
- the map gene encoding type I methionyl aminopeptidase yields MNGAALDRMRESCRLAAECLVMVGDRIRAGITTDEINTWVHQYCLDNDALPAPLNYKGFPKSVCTSVNDCVCHGIPDGTVLKDGDIINVDVTTIFPALHGYFGDTSVTFYIGEPSEEAKLVTEVARRGLELGIEQVKHGAAIGDIGAAIHEYADKKQCSVVRDYVGHGVGREFHMPPQIPHYRARDAAARLKMKAGMVFTIEPMINLGTYETELMKDRWTVLTADRKLSAQFEHTVLVTRTGVEVLTARSRLVKHSEDLPWSDVGPLSTPAAFAGGAAQPAEG; encoded by the coding sequence ATGAACGGCGCGGCGCTGGACCGCATGCGCGAGTCCTGTCGCCTGGCGGCCGAGTGCTTGGTGATGGTGGGCGACCGCATCCGCGCTGGCATCACCACGGACGAGATCAACACGTGGGTGCACCAGTACTGCCTCGACAACGACGCGCTCCCCGCACCGCTGAACTACAAGGGCTTCCCGAAGAGCGTGTGCACCTCGGTCAACGACTGCGTGTGCCACGGCATCCCAGACGGAACGGTGCTGAAGGACGGCGACATCATCAACGTGGACGTCACCACCATCTTCCCCGCGCTGCACGGCTACTTCGGGGACACCAGCGTCACGTTCTACATCGGTGAGCCCTCCGAGGAGGCCAAGCTGGTGACCGAGGTGGCGCGGCGCGGGCTGGAGCTGGGCATCGAGCAGGTGAAGCACGGCGCGGCGATCGGCGACATCGGGGCCGCCATCCACGAATACGCCGACAAGAAGCAGTGCTCGGTGGTGCGCGACTACGTGGGGCACGGTGTGGGGCGCGAGTTCCACATGCCCCCACAGATCCCCCACTATCGGGCCCGGGACGCCGCGGCGCGCCTGAAGATGAAGGCCGGGATGGTCTTCACGATCGAGCCCATGATCAACCTCGGCACGTACGAGACCGAGCTGATGAAGGACCGTTGGACCGTGCTCACCGCCGACCGGAAGCTCAGCGCGCAGTTCGAGCACACGGTGCTCGTCACACGCACGGGCGTCGAGGTGCTCACCGCGCGCTCCAGGCTGGTGAAGCACAGCGAGGACCTACCGTGGTCGGACGTCGGGCCCCTCAGCACCCCCGCTGCGTTCGCCGGCGGCGCCGCGCAACCGGCCGAGGGCTGA
- a CDS encoding glycosyltransferase family 2 protein, with product MSAPVEAPPSLSVIVLAYNEAENVRPVIEELRAWLDAHVPDAELVFVDDGSTDGTAALAREALTGRAHVVLEHDRNRGIGAAIKTGVSACHASWVTFLPADGQIAPEAIGTLMAARQDDTEVVFSVYEDRDDGMHRKVLSWGVRTLILGIHGVQMRSDGPYLFRRALFVPEQLEPDTFFLNFEFPMRVVRARLPYETVTISCRPRLAGHSKSANVSAVIRVARELVELRGRTVREALERALG from the coding sequence ATGAGCGCACCTGTCGAGGCGCCTCCGTCGCTCAGCGTGATCGTGCTGGCCTACAACGAGGCCGAGAACGTGCGGCCCGTGATCGAGGAGCTGCGTGCCTGGCTCGACGCGCACGTGCCGGACGCCGAGCTCGTCTTCGTCGACGACGGGTCCACGGACGGAACCGCCGCCCTGGCCCGAGAGGCGCTCACGGGCCGCGCCCACGTCGTCCTCGAGCACGATCGCAACCGGGGCATCGGCGCGGCCATCAAGACGGGTGTCTCGGCTTGCCACGCGTCTTGGGTGACGTTCCTCCCCGCCGACGGGCAGATCGCTCCGGAGGCCATCGGCACCCTGATGGCAGCGCGGCAAGACGACACCGAGGTGGTGTTCAGCGTCTACGAAGATCGCGACGATGGAATGCACCGGAAGGTGCTCAGCTGGGGGGTGCGGACGCTGATCCTCGGCATCCACGGAGTCCAGATGCGCAGCGACGGGCCTTATCTTTTCCGTCGTGCCCTCTTCGTGCCGGAGCAGCTCGAGCCCGACACCTTCTTCCTGAACTTCGAGTTCCCCATGCGCGTGGTGCGGGCACGCCTGCCGTACGAGACGGTGACCATCTCGTGCCGGCCGCGTCTCGCAGGACACTCGAAGTCCGCGAATGTCTCGGCCGTGATCCGCGTCGCGCGTGAGTTGGTGGAGCTGCGTGGGCGGACCGTGCGGGAAGCGCTCGAGCGGGCGCTCGGCTAG